The proteins below are encoded in one region of Doryrhamphus excisus isolate RoL2022-K1 chromosome 4, RoL_Dexc_1.0, whole genome shotgun sequence:
- the tmc1 gene encoding transmembrane channel-like protein 1 has protein sequence MPRDKLITTEEDSDKEHDSINPEKHERVKVRGKKKNSNREKKKGELKKKTPRKVEEETVEEESERKERGKRRRAKNDEHKSMNERKELEVQESVAKTAKKKKLKNDQVKQKVMEVTEVKDKNAKRKNKKEHARKEERKVKLEVKEKPPEVKKKKPKKVIETSSEQETSEEDTNEEDDSNEEDLSPEYLTVEELQELKEEVDERKKLIQSLRGKPWLMKKKLMSLRESQEFVEKYEGALGKGKGRRFYAYKVMMTKKWMKFQRDFENFKTACIPWEMKIKEIESHFGSSVASYFIFLRWMYGINMILFGLTFGLVMVPEALMGRPYGSIPRKTVPRAEEGSAMNFAVLWDFGGYAQYSVLFYGYYNDQRSIGWLKFRMPLSYFLVGVGTVAYSYMVVIRTMARNANETGVGDDNSFNFSWKMFTSWDYLIGNTETADNKFASITTSFKEAILEEQESRKDDNIHLTRFLRVMANFLVLCCLAGSGYLIYFVVRRSQKFALDGLENHSWWERNEVNMVMSLLGMFCPMLFDIISTLENYHPRVALQWQLGRIFALFLGNLYTFIIALMDEINLKREEEKIVKFNITLWEASLYNGTENSTALPAVDPADVPRGPCWETMVGQEFVRLIISDTMTTYTTLLIGDFLRAMLVRFLNYCWCWDLEAGFPSYSEFDVSGNVLGLIFNQGMIWMGAFYAPCLPALNVLRLHVSMYLQCWAVMCCNVPQERVFKASGSNNFYMAMLLVILFLSTLPAMYTIVTIPPSFDCGPFSGKKRMFDVIHETLESDFPAWFGKVFSYASNPGLVLPFMLLMVLAIYYLQSTSKSYKEANIELKKKLQAQNEENKKKNKLAALKAALDLQEARKIASEAEDKQGHENVEENRTRGQRSHHDKNGRNCPAIKDQMLPATRATASRRYHHSNNEASGYLPGLPLQSDQKVHRVPSLRRHQALY, from the exons GTGACAAGGAACACGATTCTATAAATCCAGAGAAACATGAGCGGGTGAAAGTcagaggaaagaagaagaatagcaacagggaaaaaaagaaggGAGAATTAAAGAAGAAGACACCAAGAAAGGTTGAAGAGGAGACGGTGGAGGAGGAATCGGAGAGAAAAGAAAGAGGCAAGAGGAGGAGAGCAAAGAATGATGAACATAAAAGTATGAATGAAAGAAAGGAACTGGAAGTTCAAGAAAGTGTGGCAAAGActgcaaaaaagaagaaattaaaaaatgaccaaGTAAAGCAAAAAGTAATGGAGGTGACCGAAGTTAAGGATAAAAATGCCAAGAGGAAGAATAAAAAAGAACATGCTAGAAAAGAAGAGAGAAAAGTTAAACTTGAAGTAAAAGAAAAGCCACCAGAGGTAAAGAAGAAAAAGCCCAAGAAAGTAATTGAAACAAG TTCAGAGCAAGAGACAAGCGAGGAAGACACCAATGAGGAAGATGATAGCAATGAGGAAGACTTGAGTCCAGAGTATCTGACAGTTGAGGAGCTACAGGAGCTAAAAGAGGAAGTGGACGAGAGGAAGAAACTGATCCAAAGTCTTCGTGGGAAGCCATGGCTGATGAAAAAGAAGCTGATGAGTTTACG GGAGTCTCAGGAGTTTGTGGAGAAGTATGAAGGTGCTTTGGGCAAAGGGAAAGGTAGGAGGTTCTACGCATACAAGGTCATGATGACCAAG aaATGGATGAAGTTTCAACGGGACTTTGAAAATTTCAAAACGGCATGCATCCCGTGGGAGATGAAAATCAAGGAGATTGAAA GTCACTTTGGCTCTTCCGTTGCCTCCTACTTCATCTTCTTGAGGTGGATGTATGGCATCAACATGATCTTGTTTGGACTGACCTTTGGCCTGGTCATGGTGCCAGAG GCGTTGATGGGGAGGCCCTATGGCAGCATCCCAAGAAAGACTGTCCCTAGGGCTGAAGAAGGGAGCGCAATGAACTTTGCTGTCTTGTGGGACTTTGGG GGTTACGCCCAGTACTCTGTCCTCTTCTATGGTTACTACAATGACCAGCGTTCCATCGGCTGGCTCAAGTTCCGTATGCCTCTGTCTTATTTTTTGGTTGGAGTGGGCACAGTGGCCTACAGCTACATGGTGGTCATTCGAAC GATGGCCCGGAATGCAAACGAGACCGGTGTTGGAGATGATAACAGCTTTAATTTCAGCTGGAAAATGTTCACAAGCTGGGACTACCTGATTGGGAACACCGAAACTGCAGATAATAAATTTGCCTCCATCACCACCAGTTTCAAG GAGGCCATCTTAGAAGAGCAAGAGAGCCGAAAAGATGACAACATCCATTTGACGCGCTTCCTGCGGGTAATGGCCAACTTCCTGGTCTTGTGCTGCTTAGCAGGAAGTGGATACCTTATTTACTTTGTCGTGCGGCGTTCTCAGAAGTTTGCCTTGGATGGACTGGAGAACCACAGCTGGTGGGAACGAAATGAG gtAAATATGGTCATGTCATTACTGGGGATGTTTTGTCCCATGCTGTTTGACATCATTAGCACCTTGGAGAACTACCACCCTCGAGTCGCCCTGCAGTGGCAGCTGGGGCGCATCTTTGCCCTCTTTTTGGGAAACCTATACACCTTCATTATTGCACTCATGGATGAGATCAACCTCAAA AGGGAGGAGGAAAAAATCGTAAAGTTCAATATAACTCTGTGGGAAGCAAGTCTTTACAATGGCACGGAAAACAGTACTGCGCTACCTGCTGTTGATCCCGCTGATGTGCCTCGCGGGCCATGCTGGGAGACCATGGTGGGACAG GAGTTTGTGCGACTCATCATATCTGATACCATGACAACCTACACCACATTGCTTATTGGTGATTTCCTGAGAGCTATGCTTGTTCGTTTTCTCAACTACTGCTGGTGCTGGGACCTGGAGGCTGGATTT CCATCGTACTCTGAGTTTGATGTTAGTGGGAATGTCCTTGGCTTGATCTTCAATCAAGGAATGATATG GATGGGTGCCTTCTACGCTCCTTGCCTGCCCGCCTTGAATGTCCTCCGCCTCCATGTCTCTATGTACCTTCAGTGCTGGGCCGTCATGTGCTGTAATGTGCCGCAGGAAAGAGTCTTCAAGGCGTCTGGCTCCAATAACTTCTACATGGCCATGTTACTGGTCATcctcttcctgtctaccttgcCTGCAATGTACACCATTGTCACAATCCCTCCGTCTTTTGATTGTGGACCCTTCAG CGGCAAGAAGCGGATGTTTGATGTGATCCATGAAACTCTGGAGTCAGATTTCCCAGCCTGGTTTGGAAAGGTGTTTAGTTATGCCTCGAATCCTGGACTGGTGCTGCCCTTCATGTTACTCATGGT GCTGGCCATTTATTACTTGCAGTCCACTTCCAAAAGCTACAAAGAAGCAAACATTGAACTGAAGAAAAAACTACAGGCG CAAAATGAAGAGaacaagaaaaagaacaaaCTCGCTGCATTGAAGGCGGCCTTGGATTTGCAAGAGGCCAGAAAAATTGCATCAGAGGCTGAAGACAAACAAGGCCATGAAA ACGTGGAGGAAAACCGTACCAGAGGGCAGAGGTCACATCATGACAAGAATGGACGCAACTGTCCTGCTATCAAAGACCAAATGCTTCCAGCCACCAGAGCCACTGCCTCCAGAAGGTATCACCATAGCAACAACGAGGCTTCTGGGTATCTGCCTGGTTTGCCTCTGCAAAGTGACCAGAAGGTGCACAGGGTGCCAAGCCTGAGGAGACACCAAGCACTTTACTGA